Proteins encoded within one genomic window of Macaca fascicularis isolate 582-1 chromosome 16, T2T-MFA8v1.1:
- the C16H17orf50 gene encoding uncharacterized protein C17orf50 homolog: protein MKNYSGPLLGDSRTALTFWLAGVKTPLWKKEPEEPRAKEAEEEGKEGSEDEDEDEDEDNQRPPEERAAEGKEPPREAEEGEGRERRSVSYCPLRQESSTQQVALLRRADSGFWGWLGPLALLGGLTAPTDRKRSFPEEPCVLEIRRRPPRRGGCVGCEILFCKKCRSLHSHPAYVAHCVLDHPDLGKAGAAGSS, encoded by the exons atgaaaaattattctgGACCCCTTCTCGGGGACAGCAGGACTGCCCTGACCTTCTGGCTCGCAGGTGTGAAGACTCCCTTGTGGAAGAAGGAACCGGAAGAGCCCCGGGCCAAGGAGgcggaagaggaagggaaggaggggtcGGAGGACGAGGACGAGGACGAGGACGAGGACAACCAGAGGCCGCCGGAGGAGAGGGCAGCGGAGGGCAAGGAGCCGCCGCGGGAGGCGGAGGAAGGCGAGGGCCGCGAGCGGCGCTCAGTGTCCTACTGCCCGCTGCGCCAGGAGTCCAGCACCCAGCAGGTGGCGCTGCTGCGGCGCGCGGACAGCGGCTTCTGGGGCTGGCTCGGCCCCTTGGCGCTGCTGGGCGGCCTGACGGCTCCCACCGACAG GAAGCGGAGCTTCCCGGAGGAGCCGTGCGTGTTGGAGATCCGGCGACGACCGCCGCGCCGCGGGGGCTGTGTGGGCTGCGAAATCCTTTTCTGCAAGAAATGCAGGAGTCTGCACAGCCACCCGGCCTATGTGGCGCACTGCGTTCTGGATCACCCGGATCTGGGTAAGGCGGGGGCCGCTGGGAGCTCCTGA
- the MMP28 gene encoding matrix metalloproteinase-28 isoform X4 — MTRPRCGVADTNSYAVWAERISDLFARHRTKMRRKKRFAKQGNKWYKQHLSYRLVNWPERLPEPAVRGAVRAAFQLWSNVSALEFWEAPATGPADIRLTFFQGDHNDGLGNAFDGPGGALAHAFLPRRGEAHFDQDERWSLSRRRGRNLFVVLAHEIGHTLGLTHSPAPRALMAPYYKRLGRDALLSWDDVLAVQSLYGKPLGGSVAVQLPGKLFTDFEAWDSHSPQGRRPETQGPKYCHSSFDAITVDRQQRLYIFKGSHFWEVAPDGNVSEPRPLQERWVGLPPNIEAAAVSLEDGDFYFFKGGRCWRFRGPKPVWGLPQLCRAGGLPHHPDAALFFPPLRRLILFKGARYYVLAQGGLQVEPYYPRSLQDWGGIPEEVSGALPRPDGSIIFFRDDRYWRLDQAKLRATTSGRWGTELPWMGCWHANSGSTLF, encoded by the exons GTAACAAATGGTACAAGCAGCACCTCTCCTACCGCCTGGTGAACTGGCCTGAGCGCCTGCCGGAGCCGGCAGTTCGGGGCGCCGTGCGTGCCGCCTTCCAGTTGTGGAGCAACGTCTCAGCGCTGGAGTTCTGGGAGGCCCCAGCCACAGGCCCCGCTGACATCCGGCTCACCTTCTTCCAAGGGGACCACAACGATGGGCTGGGGAACGCCTTTGATGGCCCAG GGGGCGCCCTGGCACACGCCTTCCTGCCCCGCCGCGGCGAAGCGCACTTCGACCAAGACGAGCGGTGGTCCCTGAGCCGCCGCCGTGGGCGCAACCTGTTCGTGGTGCTGGCGCACGAGATTGGTCACACGCTCGGCCTCACCCACTCGCCCGCACCGCGCGCGCTCATGGCGCCCTACTACAAGAGGCTGGGCCGCGACGCGCTGCTCAGCTGGGACGACGTGCTGGCCGTGCAGAGCCTGTATG ggaagcccctAGGGGGCTCAGTGGCCGTCCAGCTCCCAGGAAAGCTGTTCACTGACTTTGAGGCCTGGGACTCCCACAGCCCCCAAGGAAGGCGCCCTGAAACCCAGGGCCCTAAATACTGCCACTCTTCCTTCGATGCCATCACTGTAG ACAGGCAACAGcgactatatatttttaaagggagcCACTTCTGGGAGGTGGCACCTGATGGCAACGTCTCAGAGCCCCGTCCACTACAGGAAAGGTGGGTCGGGCTGCCCCCCAACATTGAGGCTGCTGCAGTGTCATTGGAGGATGGAGATTTCTACTTCTTCAAAG GGGGTCGATGCTGGAGGTTCCGGGGCCCCAAGCCAGTGTGGGGTCTCCCACAGCTGTGCCGTGCAGGGGGCCTGCCCCACCACCCCGACGCCgccctcttctttcctcctctacGCCGCCTCATCCTCTTCAAGGGTGCCCGCTACTACGTGCTGGCCCAAGGGGGACTGCAAGTGGAGCCCTACTACCCCCGAAGTCTGCAGGACTGGGGCGGCATCCCTGAGGAGGTCAGCGGCGCCCTGCCGAGGCCTGACGGCTCCATCATCTTCTTCCGAGATGACCGCTACTGGCGCCTCGACCAGGCCAAACTGCGGGCGACCACCTCAGGCCGCTGGGGCACCGAGCTGCCCTGGATGGGCTGCTGGCACGCCAACTCAGGGAGTACCCTGTTCTGA